One Delphinus delphis chromosome 3, mDelDel1.2, whole genome shotgun sequence genomic region harbors:
- the MZB1 gene encoding marginal zone B- and B1-cell-specific protein has product MCPRPGPAPLLASLAGTTGSHERRCASGVCRALGEGREREGEVSVSHWSGAGSLQQPPLRVHTCTPAPQPQSLLAEPAPQTMRLSPLLLLLLGAWTIPGGLGDRAPLTATAPELDDEEKFSAHMPAHLRCDACRAVAYEMWQHLTKAEAKLHTLDSGGRGKLSESVYTDVLDQSCSQTWQGYGVGEVDQVKRLMGPGLRKGPEPTISVIIMGAPWPTRLSKTCFHYLGEFGEDQIYEAHQQGQGALEALLCGGHRGACSEEAPVTRAEL; this is encoded by the exons ATGTGTCCTcgcccaggcccagcccctctcctTGCCTCATTGGCTGGAACCACGGGGTCCCACGAGAGGAGGTGCGCGAGCGGTgtctgcagggccctgggggaagggagagaacggGAGGGTGAGGTGTCGGTTTCCCATTGGTCTGGGGCAGGCTCTCTGCAGCAACCCCCACTGCGCGTACACACCTGCACCCCTGCACCCCAACCACAGTCCCTGCTTGCTGAGCCAGCTCCACAGACCATGAGGCTGTCGccgctgttgctgctgctgctgggggccTGGACCATCCCAGGGGGCCTTGGGGACAGGGCCCCACTCACAGCCACCGCCCCTGAGCTGGATGATGAAGAGAAGTTCTCAGCACACATGCCTGCTCACCTGCGCTGTGACGCCTGCAGGGCAGTGGCCTACGAG ATGTGGCAGCATCTGACAAAGGCAGAGGCCAAGCTTCACACCCTGGACTCTGGGGGCCGTGGCAAGCTGAGCGAGTCGGTATACACAGACGTCCTGGACCAGAGCTGCTCCCAGACCTGGCAGGG CTACGGAGTTGGAGAAGTGGACCAGGTGAAGCGTCTCATGGGCCCAGGACTTAGGAAGGGGCCGGAGCCGACCATCAGTGTGATCATCATGGGGGCGCCGTGGCCCACGAG GCTCTCCAAGACATGCTTTCACTACCTGGGGGAGTTTGGAGAAGACCAGATCTATGAAGCCCACCAACAAGGTCAAGGGGCCCTGGAGGCATTGCTGTGTGGAGGCCACCGGGGGGCCTGCTCAGAGGAGGCACCAGTCACAAGGGCAGAGCTCTAG
- the PAIP2 gene encoding polyadenylate-binding protein-interacting protein 2: MKDPSRSSTSPSIINEDVIINGHSHEDDNPFAEYMWMENEEEFNRQIEEELWEEEFIERCFQEMLEEEEEHEWFIPARDLPQTMDQIQDQFNDLVISDGSSLEDLVVKSNLNPNAKEFVPGVKY; the protein is encoded by the exons ATGAAAGATCCAAGTCGCAGCAGTACTAGCCCAAGCATCATCAATGAAGATGTGATTATTAACGGTCATTCTCATGAAGATGACAATCCATTTGCAGAGTACATGTGGATGGAAAATGAAGAGGAATTCAACAGACAA ATAGAAGAGGAGTTATGGGAAGAAGAATTTATTGAACGCTGTTTCCAAGAAATgctggaagaagaagaggaacatGAGTGGTTTATTCCAGCTCGAGATCTCCCACAAACTATGGACCAAATCCAAGACCAATTTAATGACCTTGTTATCAGTGATGGCTCTTCCCTGGAAGATCTTGTG GTCAAGAGCAATCTGAATCCAAATGCAAAGGAGTTTGTTCCTGGGGTGAAGTACTGA
- the PROB1 gene encoding proline-rich basic protein 1, which yields MLTAFAPPTLPGVPGRLPAAPARRQDSSSSSGSYHTAPGSPEPPDVGPDAEGRANWPTVAPVLGEGAQPRLSVSAQNSRQQLGPGSGFPRGPASGPRPPQPQLRMLPSGEMEVIFGAGPLFSRSDAEDSEVQQLTTQAFRSLSPPGSASPISAEPQPQGPDGGSRWATYLQLRPRGPSPATPAQFECVEVALEERAAPARPRTVPKRQIELRPRPRSPPREASAPPPRLFLRTGSLDESLGRLQAAADLVQTALARKLSPATPAPSSATFGPTVPPEPAAPETPRSTRVALKEARSRPPRVHYSSAPARAPRPWPSLRERAIRRDKPAPGTEPLGPVSSSIFLQSGEKIQEAHHQEPKTRFPQETPDRTVLRAQSPSSQSRAPREVSSKAVRPRSPSPLWQAPNGTVRGPHCPSPQNLSPWNRAIRKVSGPSLPEASSAWGNQDAAVTETVSRKSPSPPTLSQWNRGVASARSPSPEAPSSWEVPHPAGGDIVEGSRSPSPPNLSSWETPDRPTGTWSPLPQETWDSTVQSSAVVSTREAMNGVAQEELVPPTPSAPGTPELTEAQSPSTREMPDLAFPGSQLSPAVAAPQLPLSRLVGTLDADARPEALGSGEAASGRPRVAIPRPRDVRKMVKTTYAPSFPASTPGSGLPAPPAEPRGEDGGASKTQGLQALGAPAPAHYTSVFLKDFLPVVSHPYETPEPTTDTVPRDVTQPNGVLRRRAENSTAKPFARTEIRLPGALALGRRPEGTQGVLVRGPGGKNRDAEPQRLVPDDKGRTSPLGGARTSPQKSPIGPAGTQPPGPPRPSSPQAYPSSSPGIAPKQETPPMAPEPAVAVQSPLPRETQASAGRAAPPQARAASAPPMDRSPEGPSQGARRPPGAAHPGKVLVDPESGRYYFVEAPRQPRLRLLFDPESGQYVEVLLPPSPSVPPRRVYTPLALGPGLYPPAYGPIPGLSLPPSPGPPAFSGPQLPWASEAGPLDGMYYLPVSGTPSPAPPLLLCAPPSSLGPAQPSKGSLFPV from the coding sequence ATGCTGACCGCGTTCGCCCCGCCAACCCTGCCCGGGGTCCCAGGGCGGCTGCCCGCGGCCCCCGCGCGGCGCCAGGACTCCTCCAGTTCGTCAGGCTCCTACCACACGGCTCCGGGTTCTCCAGAGCCCCCGGACGTTGGGCCGGACGCGGAGGGCAGGGCGAATTGGCCCACGGTGGCCCCTGTGTTGGGGGAGGGCGCGCAGCCTCGCCTGTCCGTCAGTGCCCAGAATAGCCGCCAGCAGCTCGGGCCCGGCTCGGGTTTCCCGCGAGGCCCGGCCTCGGGCCCGCggccaccccagccccagctgcGCATGCTGCCGTCGGGGGAGATGGAAGTCATCTTCGGCGCCGGGCCCCTGTTCAGCCGTTCTGACGCAGAGGATAGCGAGGTGCAACAGCTCACGACGCAGGCCTTCCGCAGCCTCTCTCCGCCCGGCTCCGCGTCTCCCATCTCTGCCGAACCGCAGCCCCAGGGCCCCGACGGTGGCTCCCGCTGGGCCACCTACCTGCAGCTGCGACCCCGCGGGCCGAGTCCTGCCACCCCAGCGCAGTTCGAGTGTGTGGAGGTGGCGCTGGAGGAGCGTGCCGCGCCTGCCAGGCCCCGGACGGTGCCCAAACGTCAGATCGAGCTGCGCCCCCGGCCCCGGAGTCCCCCGCGGGAGGCCAGCGCGCCGCCCCCGCGACTGTTCCTGCGCACCGGCTCCCTGGACGAGTCTCTGGGCCGCCTGCAGGCTGCCGCGGACCTCGTGCAGACGGCGCTGGCCAGAAAACTGAGCCCCGCGACCCCTGCCCCAAGCAGCGCCACATTCGGACCCACGGTACCGCCAGAGCCTGCGGCCCCGGAAACGCCCCGCAGTACTCGAGTGGCTCTGAAGGAGGCCAGGTCTCGGCCACCTCGTGTGCATTATAGTTCAGCCCCCGCCAGGGCCCCACGACCGTGGCCTAGCCTCCGGGAGCGCGCAATTCGGCGCGACAAGCCCGCGCCCGGGACCGAGCCTCTGGGTCCAGTTAGTTCCAGCATCTTCCTGCAGTCTGGGGAGAAGATCCAGGAGGCGCACCACCAGGAACCCAAGACTCGGTTCCCGCAAGAGACTCCGGATCGAACCGTCCTGAGGGCACAGAGTCCGTCTTCCCAGTCTAGGGCCCCCCGGGAGGTTTCGAGTAAGGCCGTGAGACCGAGGAGCCCATCCCCGCTGTGGCAAGCCCCAAATGGGACCGTGCGGGGTCCTCACTGCCCCTCGCCCCAGAACCTGTCCCCGTGGAATAGGGCTATCCGGAAGGTGAGTGGCCCGTCGCTCCCCGAGGCATCCTCCGCATGGGGAAATCAGGATGCTGCTGTCACGGAAACTGTCAGCAGGAAGAGCCCTTCCCCTCCGACCCTTTCCCAGTGGAATCGGGGTGTTGCCAGTGCAAGAAGCCCATCCCCCGAAGCTCCTTCCTCGTGGGAGGTTCCGCATCCGGCAGGTGGGGATATAGTTGAGGGGAGTAGGAGCCCGTCCCCGCCAAACTTGTCCTCATGGGAGACTCCAGATCGTCCTACTGGGACGTGGAGCCCATTGCCCCAAGAGACGTGGGACTCCACAGTGCAGAGCTCAGCGGTAGTTTCTACGCGGGAAGCTATGAATGGCGTAGCCCAGGAGGAACTGGTGCCACCCACGCCATCTGCACCCGGGACTCCAGAGCTAACAGAGGCGCAGAGTCCGTCCACGCGGGAGATGCCGGATCTTGCCTTCCCAGGCAGCCAGCTGTCGCCAGCGGTGGCTgcaccccagctgcccctcagtcGCCTCGTGGGCACCCTGGATGCCGATGCGCGCCCGGAAGCCTTGGGCTCTGGAGAAGCGGCCTCGGGACGCCCGCGCGTGGCCATTCCGCGGCCCCGCGACGTGCGCAAGATGGTGAAGACCACATACGCGCCAAGCTTCCCGGCAAGCACCCCAGGCTCAGGGCTCCCTGCGCCTCCTGCGGAACCCCGCGGGGAGGACGGCGGCGCATCCAAGACACAAGGGCTTCAGGCGCTGGGGGCCCCCGCCCCAGCTCACTACACTTCCGTTTTTCTCAAGGACTTTCTGCCGGTCGTGTCACACCCCTACGAGACCCCAGAGCCAACCACAGACACAGTCCCCCGGGACGTTACGCAGCCCAACGGGGTCCTGCGGCGGAGGGCAGAGAACAGCACGGCGAAACCCTTCGCGCGCACTGAGATCCGCCTGCCTGGTGCCTTGGCCTTAGGCCGCCGGCCGGAGGGAACCCAGGGAGTCTTGGTGCGCGGTCCTGGCGGAAAGAACAGGGATGCAGAGCCCCAGCGCCTGGTCCCCGACGACAAGGGTCGTACCAGCCCTCTAGGCGGCGCTCGCACCTCACCCCAGAAGTCGCCGATAGGGCCGGCAGGGACCCAACCTCCCGGACCGCCCCGCCCTAGCTCCCCGCAGGCGTACCCTAGCTCGAGCCCTGGAATAGCACCGAAACAGGAGACGCCACCTATGGCCCCTGAGCCCGCGGTTGCGGTCCAGTCGCCCCTCCCGCGGGAGACCCAAGCGTCCGCTGGCAGAGCGGCCCCGCCCCAGGCCCGCGCCGCCTCGGCGCCTCCCATGGACCGGTCCCCGGAAGGCCCCTCCCAGGGGGCGCGCAGGCCGCCCGGGGCCGCGCACCCGGGGAAGGTCCTGGTGGACCCAGAGAGCGGCCGCTACTACTTTGTGGAGGCGCCGAGGCAGCCTCGGCTGCGGCTGCTCTTCGACCCCGAGAGCGGGCAGTACGTGGAGGTGCTGCTGCCACCCTCGCCCTCGGTGCCACCCCGCCGCGTCTACACCCCGCTGGCCCTGGGCCCCGGCCTCTACCCGCCGGCCTATGGGCCTATccctggcctctcactgccaccATCCCCGGGCCCGCCGGCCTTCAGCGGCCCCCAGCTACCCTGGGCCTCCGAGGCGGGGCCCCTGGACGGGATGTACTACCTGCCAGTGAGCGGGACCCCCAGCCCCGCGCCTCCTCtgctcctctgtgctccaccctcCAGCTTGGGTCCCGCCCAGCCGAGCAAGGGCTCCTTGTTCCCCGTGTGA
- the SLC23A1 gene encoding solute carrier family 23 member 1 isoform X1, whose amino-acid sequence MCPFSLLSSHLTQGLVNFHGRLLLTPSPALSRKIPVPCPGSGTAHTCAPKMRAQEDPEGQTQHESLGSAETSTKDPPTALCTEPKSDMLYKIEDVPPWYLCVLLGFQHYLTCFSGTIAVPFLLAEALCVGRDQYMVSQLIGTIFTCVGITTLIQTTLGIRLPLFQASAFAFLVPAKAILALERWKCPPEEEIYGNWSLPLNTSHIWHPRIREVQGAIMVSSMVEVVIGLMGLPGALLSYIGPLTVTPTVSLIGLSVFQAAGDRAGSHWGISACSILLIVLFSQYLRNLTFLLPVYRWGKGLTLFRIQIFKMFPIVLAIMTVWLLCYILTLTDVLPSDPTAYGFQARTDARGDIVAIAPWIRIPYPCQWGLPTVTAAAVLGMFSATLAGIIESIGDYYACARLAGAPPPPVHAINRGIFTEGICCIIAGLLGTGNGSTSSSPNIGVLGITKPHPLAHWQVGSRRVVQYGAGIMLVLGTIGKFTALFASLPDPILGGMFCTLFGMITAVGLSNLQFVDMNSSRNLFVLGFSMFFGLTLPNYLDSNPDAINTGIPEVDQILTVLLTTEMFVGGCLAFILDNTVPGSPEERGLIQWKAGAHANSEMSTSLKSYDFPIGMSMVKRIAFLKYIPICPVFKGFSSRSKDQLPVPEDTPQNTETGSVCTKI is encoded by the exons ATGTGCCCATTTTCACTCCTTTCCTCTCACCTCACCCAGGGCCTGGTAAACTTCCACGGCCGTCTGCTCCTCACCCCCTCTCCGGCCCTCTCTCGGAAAATACCTGTCCCGTGCCCAGGCTCAG GAACTGCTCACACCTGTGCCCCAAAGATGAGGGCCCAGGAGGACCCTGAGGGCCAGACACAG CATGAGTCCCTGGGCTCAGCAGAGACCTCCACGAAGGACCCCCCGACGGCCCTGTGCACAGAGCCCAAGTCTGACATGTTGTACAAGATCGAGGATGTGCCGCCCTGGTACCTGTGCGTCCTGCTGGGCTTCCAG CATTACCTGACCTGCTTCAGTGGCACCATCGCTGTGCCCTTCCTCCTGGCTGAGGCGCTGTGTGTGGGCCGTGACCAGTACATGGTCAGCCAGCTCATTGGTACCATCTTCACCTGTGTGGGCATCACCACCCTCATCCAGACCACACTGGGCATCCG GCTGCCACTGTTCCAGGCCAGCGCCTTTGCATTTCTGGTCCCAGCCAAAGCCATCCTGGCCCTGGAGAGATGGAAATGTCCTCCAGAAG AGGAGATCTATGGTAACTGGAGCCTGCCCCTGAATACCTCTCATATTTGGCACCCACGGATACGAGAG GTCCAGGGTGCAATCATGGTGTCCAGTATGGTGGAGGTGGTGATTGGGCTGATGGGGCTGCCTGGGGCCCTGCTCAGTTACATCGGGCCTCTTACAGTCACCCCCACTGTCTCCCTCATTGGTCTCTCTGTCTTCCAAGCTGCTGGTGACCGAGCTGGCTCCCACTGGGGTATCTCAGCTTG CTCCATTCTCCTGATTGTCCTCTTCTCCCAGTACCTGCGAAATCTCACCTTCTTGCTGCCTGTCTACCGCTGGGGAAAGGGCCTCACTCTCTTCCGCATCCAGATCTTCAAGATGTTTCCC aTCGTGCTAGCCATCATGACCGTGTGGCTGCTCTGCTATATACTGACCCTGACGGACGTGCTGCCCTCAGACCCCACAGCCTATGGCTTCCAGGCACGAACAGATGCCCGAGGGGACATCGTGGCTATTGCTCCCTGGATCCGCATCCCCTACCCCT GTCAGTGGGGGCTTCCCACAGTGACTGCGGCTGCTGTGCTGGGAATGTTTAGTGCCACATTAGCGGGCATCATTGAGTCCATCGGAGATTACTATGCTTGTGCCCGCCTGGCTGGCGCACCACCCCCTCCAGTGCACGCTATCAACAG GGGTATCTTCACCGAAGGCATCTGTTGCATTATCGCAGGGCTGCTGGGCACGGGCAACGGGTCCACCTCGTCCAGCCCCAACATTGGTGTCCTGGGGATTACCAAG CCCCACCCCTTGGCTCACTGGCAGGTGGGTAGCCGGCGCGTGGTGCAGTATGGTGCGGGTATCATGCTGGTCCTGGGCACCATTGGCAAATTCACAGCCCTCTTCGCCTCGCTCCCTGACCCCATCCTAGGGGGGATGTTCTGCACCCTTTTTG GCATGATTACAGCTGTGGGGCTGTCTAACCTGCAGTTCGTGGACATGAACTCCTCCCGCAACCTCTTCGTGCTTGGATTTTCCATGTTCTTCGGGCTCACGCTGCCCAATTACCTGGACTCCAACCCGGATGCCATCAACACAG GCATTCCTGAAGTGGACCAGATTCTGACTGTGCTGCTGACTACGGAGATGTTTGTGGGTGGGTGCCTCGCTTTCATACTGGACAACACAGTGCCAG gaagcccagaggaaCGAGGTCTGATACAGTGGAAAGCTGGGGCCCATGCCAACAGTGAGATGTCTACCAGCCTGAAGAGCTATGACTTTCCCATCGGGATGAGCATGGTAaaaagaattgcctttctgaAATACATTCCTATCTGCCCAGTCTTCAAAGGATTTTCTTCAAGGTCAAAAGACCAGCTTCCAGTTCCAGAAGATACCCCACAAAATACAGAAACTGGGTCTGTGTGCACCAAGATCTGA
- the SLC23A1 gene encoding solute carrier family 23 member 1 isoform X3 codes for MSPWAQQRPPRRTPRRPCAQSPSLTCCTRSRMCRPGTCASCWASRLPLFQASAFAFLVPAKAILALERWKCPPEEEIYGNWSLPLNTSHIWHPRIREVQGAIMVSSMVEVVIGLMGLPGALLSYIGPLTVTPTVSLIGLSVFQAAGDRAGSHWGISACSILLIVLFSQYLRNLTFLLPVYRWGKGLTLFRIQIFKMFPIVLAIMTVWLLCYILTLTDVLPSDPTAYGFQARTDARGDIVAIAPWIRIPYPCQWGLPTVTAAAVLGMFSATLAGIIESIGDYYACARLAGAPPPPVHAINRGIFTEGICCIIAGLLGTGNGSTSSSPNIGVLGITKPHPLAHWQVGSRRVVQYGAGIMLVLGTIGKFTALFASLPDPILGGMFCTLFGMITAVGLSNLQFVDMNSSRNLFVLGFSMFFGLTLPNYLDSNPDAINTGIPEVDQILTVLLTTEMFVGGCLAFILDNTVPGSPEERGLIQWKAGAHANSEMSTSLKSYDFPIGMSMVKRIAFLKYIPICPVFKGFSSRSKDQLPVPEDTPQNTETGSVCTKI; via the exons ATGAGTCCCTGGGCTCAGCAGAGACCTCCACGAAGGACCCCCCGACGGCCCTGTGCACAGAGCCCAAGTCTGACATGTTGTACAAGATCGAGGATGTGCCGCCCTGGTACCTGTGCGTCCTGCTGGGCTTCCAG GCTGCCACTGTTCCAGGCCAGCGCCTTTGCATTTCTGGTCCCAGCCAAAGCCATCCTGGCCCTGGAGAGATGGAAATGTCCTCCAGAAG AGGAGATCTATGGTAACTGGAGCCTGCCCCTGAATACCTCTCATATTTGGCACCCACGGATACGAGAG GTCCAGGGTGCAATCATGGTGTCCAGTATGGTGGAGGTGGTGATTGGGCTGATGGGGCTGCCTGGGGCCCTGCTCAGTTACATCGGGCCTCTTACAGTCACCCCCACTGTCTCCCTCATTGGTCTCTCTGTCTTCCAAGCTGCTGGTGACCGAGCTGGCTCCCACTGGGGTATCTCAGCTTG CTCCATTCTCCTGATTGTCCTCTTCTCCCAGTACCTGCGAAATCTCACCTTCTTGCTGCCTGTCTACCGCTGGGGAAAGGGCCTCACTCTCTTCCGCATCCAGATCTTCAAGATGTTTCCC aTCGTGCTAGCCATCATGACCGTGTGGCTGCTCTGCTATATACTGACCCTGACGGACGTGCTGCCCTCAGACCCCACAGCCTATGGCTTCCAGGCACGAACAGATGCCCGAGGGGACATCGTGGCTATTGCTCCCTGGATCCGCATCCCCTACCCCT GTCAGTGGGGGCTTCCCACAGTGACTGCGGCTGCTGTGCTGGGAATGTTTAGTGCCACATTAGCGGGCATCATTGAGTCCATCGGAGATTACTATGCTTGTGCCCGCCTGGCTGGCGCACCACCCCCTCCAGTGCACGCTATCAACAG GGGTATCTTCACCGAAGGCATCTGTTGCATTATCGCAGGGCTGCTGGGCACGGGCAACGGGTCCACCTCGTCCAGCCCCAACATTGGTGTCCTGGGGATTACCAAG CCCCACCCCTTGGCTCACTGGCAGGTGGGTAGCCGGCGCGTGGTGCAGTATGGTGCGGGTATCATGCTGGTCCTGGGCACCATTGGCAAATTCACAGCCCTCTTCGCCTCGCTCCCTGACCCCATCCTAGGGGGGATGTTCTGCACCCTTTTTG GCATGATTACAGCTGTGGGGCTGTCTAACCTGCAGTTCGTGGACATGAACTCCTCCCGCAACCTCTTCGTGCTTGGATTTTCCATGTTCTTCGGGCTCACGCTGCCCAATTACCTGGACTCCAACCCGGATGCCATCAACACAG GCATTCCTGAAGTGGACCAGATTCTGACTGTGCTGCTGACTACGGAGATGTTTGTGGGTGGGTGCCTCGCTTTCATACTGGACAACACAGTGCCAG gaagcccagaggaaCGAGGTCTGATACAGTGGAAAGCTGGGGCCCATGCCAACAGTGAGATGTCTACCAGCCTGAAGAGCTATGACTTTCCCATCGGGATGAGCATGGTAaaaagaattgcctttctgaAATACATTCCTATCTGCCCAGTCTTCAAAGGATTTTCTTCAAGGTCAAAAGACCAGCTTCCAGTTCCAGAAGATACCCCACAAAATACAGAAACTGGGTCTGTGTGCACCAAGATCTGA
- the SLC23A1 gene encoding solute carrier family 23 member 1 isoform X2, translating to MCPFSLLSSHLTQGLVNFHGRLLLTPSPALSRKIPVPCPGSGTAHTCAPKMRAQEDPEGQTQHESLGSAETSTKDPPTALCTEPKSDMLYKIEDVPPWYLCVLLGFQHYLTCFSGTIAVPFLLAEALCVGRDQYMVSQLIGTIFTCVGITTLIQTTLGIRLPLFQASAFAFLVPAKAILALERWKCPPEEEIYGNWSLPLNTSHIWHPRIREVQGAIMVSSMVEVVIGLMGLPGALLSYIGPLTVTPTVSLIGLSVFQAAGDRAGSHWGISACSILLIVLFSQYLRNLTFLLPVYRWGKGLTLFRIQIFKMFPIVLAIMTVWLLCYILTLTDVLPSDPTAYGFQARTDARGDIVAIAPWIRIPYPCQWGLPTVTAAAVLGMFSATLAGIIESIGDYYACARLAGAPPPPVHAINRGIFTEGICCIIAGLLGTGNGSTSSSPNIGVLGITKVGSRRVVQYGAGIMLVLGTIGKFTALFASLPDPILGGMFCTLFGMITAVGLSNLQFVDMNSSRNLFVLGFSMFFGLTLPNYLDSNPDAINTGIPEVDQILTVLLTTEMFVGGCLAFILDNTVPGSPEERGLIQWKAGAHANSEMSTSLKSYDFPIGMSMVKRIAFLKYIPICPVFKGFSSRSKDQLPVPEDTPQNTETGSVCTKI from the exons ATGTGCCCATTTTCACTCCTTTCCTCTCACCTCACCCAGGGCCTGGTAAACTTCCACGGCCGTCTGCTCCTCACCCCCTCTCCGGCCCTCTCTCGGAAAATACCTGTCCCGTGCCCAGGCTCAG GAACTGCTCACACCTGTGCCCCAAAGATGAGGGCCCAGGAGGACCCTGAGGGCCAGACACAG CATGAGTCCCTGGGCTCAGCAGAGACCTCCACGAAGGACCCCCCGACGGCCCTGTGCACAGAGCCCAAGTCTGACATGTTGTACAAGATCGAGGATGTGCCGCCCTGGTACCTGTGCGTCCTGCTGGGCTTCCAG CATTACCTGACCTGCTTCAGTGGCACCATCGCTGTGCCCTTCCTCCTGGCTGAGGCGCTGTGTGTGGGCCGTGACCAGTACATGGTCAGCCAGCTCATTGGTACCATCTTCACCTGTGTGGGCATCACCACCCTCATCCAGACCACACTGGGCATCCG GCTGCCACTGTTCCAGGCCAGCGCCTTTGCATTTCTGGTCCCAGCCAAAGCCATCCTGGCCCTGGAGAGATGGAAATGTCCTCCAGAAG AGGAGATCTATGGTAACTGGAGCCTGCCCCTGAATACCTCTCATATTTGGCACCCACGGATACGAGAG GTCCAGGGTGCAATCATGGTGTCCAGTATGGTGGAGGTGGTGATTGGGCTGATGGGGCTGCCTGGGGCCCTGCTCAGTTACATCGGGCCTCTTACAGTCACCCCCACTGTCTCCCTCATTGGTCTCTCTGTCTTCCAAGCTGCTGGTGACCGAGCTGGCTCCCACTGGGGTATCTCAGCTTG CTCCATTCTCCTGATTGTCCTCTTCTCCCAGTACCTGCGAAATCTCACCTTCTTGCTGCCTGTCTACCGCTGGGGAAAGGGCCTCACTCTCTTCCGCATCCAGATCTTCAAGATGTTTCCC aTCGTGCTAGCCATCATGACCGTGTGGCTGCTCTGCTATATACTGACCCTGACGGACGTGCTGCCCTCAGACCCCACAGCCTATGGCTTCCAGGCACGAACAGATGCCCGAGGGGACATCGTGGCTATTGCTCCCTGGATCCGCATCCCCTACCCCT GTCAGTGGGGGCTTCCCACAGTGACTGCGGCTGCTGTGCTGGGAATGTTTAGTGCCACATTAGCGGGCATCATTGAGTCCATCGGAGATTACTATGCTTGTGCCCGCCTGGCTGGCGCACCACCCCCTCCAGTGCACGCTATCAACAG GGGTATCTTCACCGAAGGCATCTGTTGCATTATCGCAGGGCTGCTGGGCACGGGCAACGGGTCCACCTCGTCCAGCCCCAACATTGGTGTCCTGGGGATTACCAAG GTGGGTAGCCGGCGCGTGGTGCAGTATGGTGCGGGTATCATGCTGGTCCTGGGCACCATTGGCAAATTCACAGCCCTCTTCGCCTCGCTCCCTGACCCCATCCTAGGGGGGATGTTCTGCACCCTTTTTG GCATGATTACAGCTGTGGGGCTGTCTAACCTGCAGTTCGTGGACATGAACTCCTCCCGCAACCTCTTCGTGCTTGGATTTTCCATGTTCTTCGGGCTCACGCTGCCCAATTACCTGGACTCCAACCCGGATGCCATCAACACAG GCATTCCTGAAGTGGACCAGATTCTGACTGTGCTGCTGACTACGGAGATGTTTGTGGGTGGGTGCCTCGCTTTCATACTGGACAACACAGTGCCAG gaagcccagaggaaCGAGGTCTGATACAGTGGAAAGCTGGGGCCCATGCCAACAGTGAGATGTCTACCAGCCTGAAGAGCTATGACTTTCCCATCGGGATGAGCATGGTAaaaagaattgcctttctgaAATACATTCCTATCTGCCCAGTCTTCAAAGGATTTTCTTCAAGGTCAAAAGACCAGCTTCCAGTTCCAGAAGATACCCCACAAAATACAGAAACTGGGTCTGTGTGCACCAAGATCTGA